Proteins encoded by one window of Amaranthus tricolor cultivar Red isolate AtriRed21 chromosome 4, ASM2621246v1, whole genome shotgun sequence:
- the LOC130810833 gene encoding uncharacterized protein LOC130810833, with protein sequence MTKKEAKPRLIRWILLLSEFDLEVKDKKGTENVVADHLSRITPHESMHSNKDVSLKYNIREEFPDEQLFAVKAYHPWYANVVNFLVSGRFLTDFTKSQKDKLRSDAKHYIWDDPYLWTDQIIRRCVPDGELLIMSRNGWKQRPPGLMRVVADFIKANIFSRFGIPRALISDKGTHFCNQTIGALLKKYHVTHKISTAYHPQTNGQAELSNREIKSILKKKVNPNRKDWSLRLDDTLWAYRTAYETPIGMSPYRLRESLSLTC encoded by the exons ATGACAAAGAAAGAGGCAAAGCCAAGATTAATAAGATGGATTCTTTTGTTAAGTGAGTTTGATTTGGAAGTAAAAGACAAAAAAGGCACAGAAAATGTGGTAGCAGATCATTTGAGCAGGATCACACCACATGAAAGCATGCATTCAAACAAAGATGTCTCATTGAAATATAACATTCGTGAAGAATTTCCAGATGAGCAACTATTCGCAGTCAAGGCATATCATCCATGGTATGCTAATGTTGTAAATTTTCTTGTGTCTGGCAGGTTTCTCACAGATTTCACAAAATCTCAAAAAGACAAGCTAAGAAGTGACGCAAAACACTACATTTGGGACGATCCATACCTATGGACGGATCAAATCATACGGAGGTGTGTCCCTGATGGTGAG CTGTTGATTATGTCTCGAAATGGGTGGAAGCAAAGGCCACCCGGACTGATGAGAGTTGTTGCAGATTTTATCAAAGCTAATATCTTTTCTAGGTTTGGAATTCCAAGAGCTTTGATAAGTGATAAGGGAACTCATTTTTGCAACCAAACCATAGGGGCTTTATTAAAGAAATATCATGTGACACACAAGATATCCACCGCTTACCATCCACAAACAAATGGGCAAGCAGAATTATCAAATAGAGAAATCAAGTCCATCTTGAAAAAGAAGGTCAATCCGAATAGAAAAGATTGGAGTTTAAGGTTGGATGATACACTATGGGCATACAGGACAGCCTACGAAACACCAATTGGAATGTCACCATACCGTCTTCGGGAAAGCCTGTCACTTACTTGTTGA